tacatagagaccctgcacccctgtatatacagtacatagagaccctgcacccctgtatatagtacatagagaccctgcacccctgtatatagtacatagagACACTGTATATTACAGCCATACATTACAGAATAGTGTACACAATATACActccacatctatatatatactcCAATAGTCTGCAATGTACACATGATAATACGGTATACACTACATGGTATAGAAGAGGTGGAGATACATTACAGGGCCCTATATACAACATACATAgacactgcactgtatacacaccacatacattatactacacactACATTCACGCtgtatatactacactatacagaaGGCTCAACTATATACAGTCCACAGAAActacacacctatatacagatACTGGACTACAAACTACTAGGCCAGTATAAGGGACGGTATATATGTAGTACAGTATAAACTACAAGATACAGCACCTAGTAATACAGCGCATCATCACTGCAGGTCTACAGGACAGTATACACAGACACTACACTCATTTATAAAATTAGTgtagtgtctgtgtatatagtgtagtgtctgtgtatacatgtgtatatagtgtagtatgtgtgtgtgtgtatatatatatatatatatatatatatatatatacatacatatatatacacacacacacactatatatatatatatatatacatacacacacacacacactacacacacatgtatacacagacactacactatatacacatgtatatacagacactacactatatacacatgtatctacagacactacactgtatacatatatactactacacagtatacacagacactacactatatacacacacatgtatatacagacactacactatatacacatgtatctacagacactacactgtatacatatatactactacacagtatacacagacactacactatatacacacacatgtatatacagacactacactatatacacatgtatctacagacactacactgtatacatatatactactacacagtatacacagacactacactatatacacacacatgtatatacagacactacactgtatacatatatactactacacagtatacacagacactacactatatacacacacatgtatatacagacactacacaatatacacagacactacactatatacacacacatgtatatacagacactagaatatatatatatatatatatatatatatatatacacacacacacagacagacactaccctatatacatgtatacacagacactaccctatatacatgtatttacagacactacactatatacatatatatatatatatacagacattacactatatacatatatactactacacagtatacacagacactacactatatacatatatacaactacacagtatatacagacactacactatatacatgtatacagacactacactacattgtgtatatatatataatatatatatatatatatatatatatatatatatatatatacacacacagacacacagacactacagtatatacatgtatatacagacactacacacatgtatacacagacactacacaatatacatatatatactactgcacagtatacacagacactacactatatacatatatacacagacaacactatatacaagtatactactactgcacagtatacacagacacaacactatatacaagtatactactactgcacagtatacacagacacaacactatatacaagtatactactactgcacagtatacacagacactacactatatacatatatacacagacacaacactatatacaagtatactactactgcacagtatacacagacactacactatatacatatatacacagacacaacactatatacaagtatactactactgcacagtatacacagacacaacactatatacaagtatactactactgcacagtatacacagacactacactatatacatatatacacagacacaacactatatacaagtatactactactgcacagtatacacagacacaacactatatacaagtatactactactgcacagtatacacagacacaacactatatacaagtatactactactgcacagtatacacagacactacactatatacatatatacacagacactacactatatacaagtatactactactgctcagtatacacagacacaacactatatacaagtatactactactgctcagtatacacagacacaacactatatacaagtatactactactgcacagtatacacagacactacactatatacatatatacacagacactacactatatacaagtatactactactgctcagtatacacagacacaacactatatacaagtatactactactgcacagtatacacagacacaacactatatacatatatacacagacacaacactatatacaagtatactactactgctcagtatacacagacactacactatatacaagtatactactactgctcagtatacacagacacaacactatatacaagtatactactactgcacagtatacacagacacaacactatatacatatatacacagacacaacactatatacaagtatactactactgcacagtatacacagacaccGCACGTCACACACACATATCAGCATTGTCAAACATTTACTCCAAATAAGATATAAAGGAATCACCAACAAAACAagacatatatatcatataaaacATATAGATACCCCCCTATATAAAACCAACACAGTAATAAAAACACCCGTAATCCTCGCGGCGATATATTAAACCATTACAGTAATATAAACACCCGGTATATTATATCATTACAGTAATATAAACACCCGATATATTAAACCATTACAATATAAGCACCCGGTGTATTATACAATTACAGTAATATAAGCACCCGGTGTATTATATAATTACAGTAATATAAGCACCCGGTGTATTATATAATTACAGTAATATAAACACCCAGTGTATTATAGAATTACAGTAATATAAGCACCCGGTGTATTATACAATTACAGTAATATAAGCACCCGGTGTATTATACAATTACAGTAATATAAGCACCCGGTGTATTATATAATTACAGTAATATAAACACCCGGTGTATTATAGAATTACAGTAATATAAACACCCGGTATATTAAGCCATACGGTAATATAAGCACCCGGTACACGATACCCTTTCAGCGATATAAATGGCCAGTATAGAATATACGTATATATGTATAAACACCCATATAACAATGTAtataatttacagtaaaaatataGAAGATATAATAAAATTCCTATATTCACAGAACAATAAATACCCAACGAGTAATATATCCCCAGAATGTAATAATATAATAGCCTCGCCATATAATTACCTGTATTCAGCTACATAGGCAGCCATAGAAACAATCAGTATATAACAGACTAATAccgtgtatataatataatagcaaCACATACTACACACTCACAGTAGTATAAATACCCGGTATGGAAAATATTCAGCATACAAAAATACCCAGTATATTTATACTCCCAGTCAGATAAAtacccagtatataatatatacttccAGTCAGATAAATGCCGAATATATAATATACGCCCATATAACtgcccagtatataatatatttccCCAGTCAGACAAATATGCAGCATTTAATTCTCTCATACTGATATAAATCCCCGGTATATTATACCGCATCCTCCACACccgctatatacagtgtataacacagagtatacaggaacccagttatatacagtgtataacacagtatacaggagcccagctatatacagtgtataacacagagtatacaggagcccagctatatacagtgtataacacagtatacaggagcccagctatatacagtgtataacacagtatacaggagcccagctatatacagtgtataacacagagtatacaggagcccagctatatacagtgtataacacagtatacaggagcccagctatatacagtgtataacacagtatacaggagcccagctatatacagtgtataacacagagtatacaggaaccagctatatacagtgtataacacagagtatacaggaaccagctatatacagtgtatacaggagcggGGGTGACCCCAGCGCAGCTGCCGCTCTATATACCGGCTATAATGTGAGACATAAATATCTCTCTATATAAAGCATCATCCTCTATAATATACACCATTTACTATAAATttgcacactcatacacacatacatatatatatatatatatatatatatatatatatatatatatatatatatgtacacacacagcaccgaGTACACTGCcactatttacacacacacacacacacacacacacacacacatatatatatctatacatacatatacacacacctaatatatatctataaatatctatctttatatctatatctatatatctatatatatacacacacacacacacacagcaccgaGTACACTGCcactatttacacacacacacacatataaatacatatacacacacacatatacacacacacacatatatatatatatatatatacatacatacatacacacacacctaatatatatctataaatatctatctatatctatccatatctatatatatacttacacatacacacacagcaccgaGTACACTGCCACTatttacacaccacacacatatataaatacatatacacacacatatacatatatacacacacacacacatatacatatatacacacacacagtcatttATTACAAGCGCACACACATGTACAGTTAATTATTATTATACCGTCTCACACAATTACATACATGATACTATACACAGTTATGTATATggtacacaaacacacaaatatATTACATACTCCCGGATATGTAGCAATACAGTCCGATATTTATTACACAATCACATAtataaaatacagccgtattacacaaacacacatataatatacagccgtattacacaaacacacatataatatacagccaTATTAAACAATCACACATATACCAGATATCCTCGTTGATACATTTTGTAGACAGGACACAAgctagatataaatatatattatatacagccgcTCCTATATGATCCATCCGTGTATACACTGCGCCTGCAGCATCAACAAAAACCGCACGCTCGGAGACAGAACCAAGAGACGCAAGTAGAAGAACAGTGATGTGCGAATCCGTCCCCGGGACTTGAGAGTGAACTTGTCCTCCGGAGCTGCGGATCTGTGCCCGGGTctttggccccctcccccctggtcCTGGACACCCGGATCCCCCAGATTTCGTTTCCTTTAGTTGCTGCGGATGGTGTGCAGAATCCTGTGCGGGTCCCGGCGGAGCCCCCAGAGCTGCGGAGCCGGGAGCCAGAGCTGCGGAGCCGGGAGCCAGAGCCCCCCAGAGCTGCGGAACCGGGAGCCAGAGCCCCCCAGAGCTGCGGAACCGGGAGCCAGAGCCCCCCAGAGCTGCGGAACCGGGAGCCAAAACCGCGGATCCCCCCAGAGCTGCGGAACCGGAAGCCAGAGCCCCCCAGAGCTGCGGAACCGGGAGCCAGAGCCCCCCAGAGCTGCGGAACCGGGAGCCAGAGCCCCCCAGAGCTGCGGAACCGGGAGCCAGAGCCCCCCAGAGCTGCGGAACCGGGAGCCAGAGCCCCCAGAGCTGCGGAACCGGGAGCCAGAGCCCCCCAGAGCTGCGGAACCGGGAGCCAGAGCCCCCCAGAGCTGCGGAACCGGGAGCCAGAGCCCCCCAGAGCTGCGGAACCGGGAGCCAAAACCGCGGATCCCCCCAGAGCTGCGGAGCCAAGAAGGGAAACTTTCCGGGCTACAAAGTAACAAGTTGGGTGAAGTTGCGGCAGAGCCGGAGCGGCTGTCGGGGGGCGCGGAGCGGATCCGCCACTTACCTTGGAACCGGTGTCCCAGATATCTGTATCGGTGGATGAGCCAGGGGTAGAAGCTGGAGGGGTCCCTTTGTTGTGAGGAGAATAGCGGGTGTGGGGAGTGGGAGGTGGGCAGGGGGTGCGCTGCCAGCGCGTGAGGAGGGGGCACCGGGTGCACGGGCACAGCCGGGTTCGGCGGGTGGGAAACAGTTTCTGCAAACACCAAGTCCGGGTTGGAGTAGACGCCCCTGCCCGTGGAGTGGAAGCCATTGAGGAAGGGGTTGATGGGGCTGGAGTTGGCATAGCTGAGGGCAGCGGGTCGGAGGGGCTCCTCGGAGCGGGAGGCCGGCAGCGGACTGTCCTTGGCCACCAGGGACTCGATGGTGAAGCATCTCTTTGGAGCGGGCTGGAACATGGTGTCCGGCAGCGCGGGGCCCCGGCGGGCAGTGATTGCGGGCGGCAGTGCGGTCACCGTCCTCCTCCGGTGCCCAGTGGCAGCCGATCCATGGAAGAGCCGGACTCTCCACAACTTGTGCGAACGATTTGTTAGTTGCTGCGGGTAATTAGCGGGCGCTGACACTCCGGCTTCCTGCGCAGATGTCGCCCGCTCTGATTGGCCGCTGCGCCACAGGGGAGGCTCCTCCGTGCGTCAGAGTGCTCAGCCCGGAGAGCGCAGCCACTCATCGGGGATGGGCAGGGAGGCCCGGCCGCCCTCCGAGCCTCCGCCTGTCACTGGCTGTCAGGAGCTTAGACGGGACGGAGGATACTGCCCACCCTGCTGCCTCACCTGTCTGCACACCGGGCAccccacctgggcacagcacacagactcagcacagcacacagactcagcactccacctgggcacagcacacagactcagcactccacctgggcacagcacacagactcagcacagcacacagactgagcactccacctg
The nucleotide sequence above comes from Dendropsophus ebraccatus isolate aDenEbr1 chromosome 8, aDenEbr1.pat, whole genome shotgun sequence. Encoded proteins:
- the EMX2 gene encoding homeobox protein EMX2, with product MFQPAPKRCFTIESLVAKDSPLPASRSEEPLRPAALSYANSSPINPFLNGFHSTGRGVYSNPDLVFAETVSHPPNPAVPVHPVPPPHALAAHPLPTSHSPHPLFSSQQRDPSSFYPWLIHRYRYLGHRFQGNDTSAESFLLHNALARKPKRIRTAFSPSQLLRLEHAFEKNHYVVGAERKQLAHSLSLTETQVKVWFQNRRTKFKRQKLEEEGSDSSQKKKGTHHINRWRIATKQASPEEIDVTSDD